From the genome of Treponema denticola:
ACAGTACGGTTATTTTCTTCAGAAGTAAGCTCTACATCTTGTCTTCCAAACCATGTAACAAGGGCTGTAATACCTCCCAATGATAAAATTATCAAAATAGATATAATGGTAACCAGTTTTACTCCTATCGAAAATCTTACCTTAGTTTGTCTGCTCATCTATAAAATAACCCCTCAATCAAAACCGTGAATTTTCTTGCATCATCCGGTAATATTATCATAATTTAAAGGTTCTTTCAAGACTACAAATTTTTGTTTTTAATCCCCCCCCTTGTCTTTCTCCTCTAAAAGTGCTATAAAATAAGGACTCAAGTCAGGTTATACGATTATGGAAAGCTTAAAAAAAGCACCTCACATAACTTTATATATTCTTTTCTTTTTTTTGTTCTATCTTTCGAGCGTTAAGCACATAGAAATTTTGATAGTCTGGGTTTTTATAGTTATTTCCGTGATTTTGATTTTTTCGCCTGAAAGGATTAAAAACCTCAAATCGGTTCTGGGCGTTTTGCCCTTTGTGATAATGATTTTGCTTCCCTTCGTAATAAGGGGCCTTTACAATGTTCCGATAGAACAAAGATATTTTTCTGCAAAGCTCATCCTGCGGCTAATGTGTGCGATGATGACGATTTCCTTTATTTCTTCAAAATATTCTTACCTTTACTTGGTCGAAGGCGTTATGAAGCTCGGCCTTCCCAATTTTTTAAATCAAATTATTTCTCTTACCTTTAGATACTTTTTTATGGTAAGAACGGATCTGGACAAGACTGCAAAGGCTATGAGTGCCCGCTGTTTTGACAATGCCCGCACCTTTTCAAAGGTTTCAACCTACGGCGAAATGATAGGCGGCTTTTTTTTGAAGGCGGCGGATCACGGCGACAAGGTTTATAATGCGATGAGAGCACGGGGTTTTACCTCCGAAACCAAATTTAAACCCGAAAAAATTGCCTCGCCCTTTTACATAGGCCTTCTTGTCTTCTTTGCTTTGCTTTTTATAGGCCTCACAATAATAGAAAGATTTATGGAGATTCCATGGCTGTTTTAATAGAAAATTTATCCTACACTTATCCCGATGGAAGGAATGCAATCAAGAATATAAATGCTCATTTTGAAAAAGGAAAGAAGACGGCCGTAGTCGGTCTAAACGGTTCCGGAAAGTCGACCCTCCTTTATCATCTTAACGGAACAATTTTGCCTCAAACGGGAAGGGTGAATATTTTGGGTGAAGAGGTTTCTAAAAAGACCTTAAATTCCGTAAGAAAAAAATCGGGCTTCCTCTTCGATTATCCCGACCATCAGCTTTTTTTGACAAGCGTTTACGAGGACATCGGCTTCGGGCTAAAGAATTTGGGTATGGGCAGGGGAGAAATAGAAGCTGCCGTTGACCGTATCTTAAAAAAACTGAATATCGAGCACCTAAAGGATTATTCGCCCTATCAGCTTAGTTTGGGGCAAAAGAAGATTTGTGCCATAGCCGGTGTCCTTGTTATGGAGCCTGAAATCATCGTATGCGATGAGCCTTTTTCGGGCCTTGATAGCAAGGTAAAGGCTGCCTTTAAAGCTATCTTGGACGATTTTTCCAAAGAAGGAAAGACGATTATTTTTTCGACCCATGATCAGGATTTTTGTTATGAGTGGGCCGATAATGTTTATGTGATGAACGAGGGAGAGTTGATTGCAGGAGGAGATGCCGTAAGCATTTTTAATAATGCGGAAGTGCTGCAAAGGGCAGGTATAGTTATGCCTAAACTTGCAAGGCTTTTCGGTCATAAAAATCCCGCACCTCGTTCTGTTGAAGATGCCCTAAATTTATTATAAATAAAAGAAGTCTTGATAAACAGTTCGGCAGAAATTCCGCCTCACTGTTTATCTTTGATTTAGGAGGAATTTATGCATATATCCGATGGAGGATTATCGACGGCGGTTTGTGCCGTAGGTTATGCGGCAAGCGCTGTAGGAATTGCCTTTGCCGTCAAAGGAACAAAAGAAGAGGATATCCCGAAAATAAGTCTTATGGCGGGAACTTTTTTTGCTATTTCGTTGATTATGATTCCGATACCGCCGAGCTCGGTTCATCCGCTCATGTGCGGACTGATAGGAATTATTGTCGGGCGTAAGGCGCCCCTTGCATTTTTTCCCGCCCTGCTGCTGCAAGCTCTTTTATTTCAGCACGGCGGGATTACAACCCTCGGAGCTAACACCCTGATGCTTTCTATTTCTTCAATATTATCGGCAATTATTTTTTATAATTGGAAAAGCGATAATGTGCTTTTAAAGGGAATGGTTGTCGGAGCCTTGTCTGTTATCTTTGTAGTTTTGGTTTTATCGGTTCTTCTTATGACGGGTGGAAGTTTTGCAAAAGAAACATTTATAGCTATCTTTGTTTCTCACTCCGTAGTTAT
Proteins encoded in this window:
- a CDS encoding energy-coupling factor transporter transmembrane component T family protein, coding for MESLKKAPHITLYILFFFLFYLSSVKHIEILIVWVFIVISVILIFSPERIKNLKSVLGVLPFVIMILLPFVIRGLYNVPIEQRYFSAKLILRLMCAMMTISFISSKYSYLYLVEGVMKLGLPNFLNQIISLTFRYFFMVRTDLDKTAKAMSARCFDNARTFSKVSTYGEMIGGFFLKAADHGDKVYNAMRARGFTSETKFKPEKIASPFYIGLLVFFALLFIGLTIIERFMEIPWLF
- a CDS encoding energy-coupling factor ABC transporter ATP-binding protein — encoded protein: MAVLIENLSYTYPDGRNAIKNINAHFEKGKKTAVVGLNGSGKSTLLYHLNGTILPQTGRVNILGEEVSKKTLNSVRKKSGFLFDYPDHQLFLTSVYEDIGFGLKNLGMGRGEIEAAVDRILKKLNIEHLKDYSPYQLSLGQKKICAIAGVLVMEPEIIVCDEPFSGLDSKVKAAFKAILDDFSKEGKTIIFSTHDQDFCYEWADNVYVMNEGELIAGGDAVSIFNNAEVLQRAGIVMPKLARLFGHKNPAPRSVEDALNLL
- a CDS encoding CbiM family transporter, giving the protein MHISDGGLSTAVCAVGYAASAVGIAFAVKGTKEEDIPKISLMAGTFFAISLIMIPIPPSSVHPLMCGLIGIIVGRKAPLAFFPALLLQALLFQHGGITTLGANTLMLSISSILSAIIFYNWKSDNVLLKGMVVGALSVIFVVLVLSVLLMTGGSFAKETFIAIFVSHSVVMAVEAVITGFAVKLMMKARPDWFKRNL